GACAGACGCACCTCGCAACCGTTGAGCTGGGCGGCAATGTAGTGCGCCGTGGCTTCGCCCTCGACGGTGGGGTTGGTGGCAAGGATCACCTCCTCGACACTGCCCTCACGGATCTGCACTTCGAGCGCATCGAGTCCGATATCCTCGGGGCCGATGCCATCGAGCGGCGAAAGGTGGCCATGCAGCACGAAGTAACGTCCTTTGTAGCCGCCCGCTTCCTCTATCGCCAGCAGGTCGGCGGGAGACTCCACCACGCAGAGCGTGGCGTCATCGCGCCGCTGACTGATGCAGAGTCCGCAGATCTCCTCCTCGGTCAAGGTACGACAGCGACGACAGTAGCCGACCTCTTCGAGGGCCTGGGCCAGCACGACGGCCATACGCTTGCCACCCTCGCGATCGCGCTCGAGC
This DNA window, taken from Halomonas sp. TA22, encodes the following:
- the recR gene encoding recombination mediator RecR, with protein sequence MSFSPLVDRLLEALRVLPGVGPKSAQRMAFHLLERDREGGKRMAVVLAQALEEVGYCRRCRTLTEEEICGLCISQRRDDATLCVVESPADLLAIEEAGGYKGRYFVLHGHLSPLDGIGPEDIGLDALEVQIREGSVEEVILATNPTVEGEATAHYIAAQLNGCEVRLSRLAYGVPMGGELEYVDGGTLSRAFNGRLPFTSE